A stretch of the Euleptes europaea isolate rEulEur1 chromosome 14, rEulEur1.hap1, whole genome shotgun sequence genome encodes the following:
- the ATP5MG gene encoding ATP synthase subunit g, mitochondrial → MAQAAQKLAKAVATRGPQLVSAAVSFSRPRLATFWHYARVELAPPTPADFPRALDSARGLARSFRAGRLAHLSVKEALRNGLVATEVLMWFYIGEIIGKRGLVGYNV, encoded by the exons ATGGCGCAGGCCGCGCAGAAGCTGGCCAAGGCCGTGGCCACCAGGGGCCCGCAGCTCGTCTCCG ccgcCGTGTCGTTCTCTCGTCCGCGCCTGGCCACCTTCTGGCACTACGCGCGCGTGGAGCTGGCCCCGCCGACGCCCGCCGACTTCCCCCGCGCCCTGGACAGCGCCCGAGGCCTGGCCCGCAGCTTCCGCGCCGGCCGCCTGGCCCACCTCTCCGTCAAG GAAGCTCTGAGAAACGGCTTGGTGGCTACTGAAGTGCTGATGTGGTTTTACATTGGCGAGATCATAGGCAAACGCGGCCTCGTTGGATACAATGTTTGA